The Microbacterium esteraromaticum genome contains the following window.
GCGGCCGAACGGCCAGCCTCTCAGTATATGCGCCCACCGACGGTGACCAGGTTCATCCCCGAGAGGGATGCGGATGCTACCAACGGACGACGCGCGATGCGGCACCACCCCCGTAGCGTGCTCTCGTGGATCTGATCAACGAACTCATTGCGCAGGCTGTGGCCTCGCCGTGGCTGTTTCCGGTGCTGTTCGTCGCGACCGTGATCGATGGCTTCTTCCCGCCGGTGCCCAGTGAGTCCGTGCTGGTCGCGGCGGCGGCTGTGCTGGCGATGACGGATGCGACCGCCCTGGTGCCGCTGTGCCTGCTCGCCGCGGCGGCGGCGACGATCGGCGACAACATCGCGTTCTGGGTCGGCCGCCGCGTGGGAACGCGACGGTTCCGATGGATGCGCAGGCCCCGGGTGGCCGCGACCTTCGATCACGCGCGACGTGCGATGGATCATTCCGCGGCCGTGCTCGTGCTCGGGGCGCGGTACGTGCCCGTCGGCCGAGTCGCGGTGAACATGTCGGCCGGGGCTGTCGGATACCCATGGCGGCGCTTTCTGCCCCTGTCGGCGCTCGCCGGGTTGTGCTGGAGCGTCTTCAGCATCACGATCGGGCTGGTCGCGGGAACGTGGGTGCGCGACCAGCCGCTGCTGGCGGCGTTGCTCGGCGTCGCCATCGCCCTGCTGATCGGCGTGATCGTCGATCGGGTGGCGGCGCTGCGACGCCGCGCGCGCCGGCGTCGGCGTCGGCTCGAGCGGAGCACTGCGGATGCCACCGCGAGCGCCCCGGGCGACGCCGAGGCGCCCGTGCCGGAGCCGCGCGATCAGCACGAGCCCGTACCCGTACCGACGCCTCAGGACGAACGCACTTCGCGACTGGCAGGATGACGGACATGTCCGTGCGCATTCGTCGCCCCACGTATCGCCAGGCCGCGAGCCTGTTGATCTCCGTCGCGTGCGTGGCGCTTTTTGCCGTGCTGGTGCCGCTGCAGTCCGTGGTCTACGGGACCCCCGTCGCCCTGTCGTTCCTGCTCGGCGCGGGGATGTGCGGGGCGCCGCTACTCATGCTGACCCGTCCGCGACTGGCCACGGCCATGATGGTCGTCGCACAACTGAGTCTGGGGCTACTGGTATCGCCCACGCTGGTGCAGCATGCCCCTTGGCCCTGGTCCGTGCCCGCGATGCTCGCGCTGCTGTGCGCGGTGGCCGTCGCAACGGCACAGCACGGCGCGAGGATGGGTTCCCTGCCGCTCATCGTCGGCGCCGCGACTTCTCTGATGGTCGTCATCCTGAGCCCCGACGTGGTTGCGCAGGTGGCCGCGGCGGCGTCGGCGAACCTCATCGTCGGCGTATGCACCGCCGTCGGCGTGTACCTGCTGACCTTGCTCATCACGGCGCGGTTGCGGGTGGGCGCGGAGCTCGACCGCGAGCGCGCAGTATCTGCCTCTGAGCACGAACGCCGGCTGCGGGTCGAAGAGCGCACGCGCATTGCCCGCGAACTGCATGACATCGTGGCGCACAGCATGTCAGTGATCCAGGTGCAGGCCGCCACCGCCCGCTACCGGGTCGATGACCTCCCTGAGGCCGCCGCGCAGGAATTCGACGGCATCGCCGCGACTGCCCGCACCTCCTTGACCGAGATGCGGCGGCTGCTCGGAGTGCTGCGCACCGAGGAGGGGGCACCGGAGCTCACGCCCCAACAGGGCATCGCCGACATCCCGGAGCTGATTGACAGCATCCGCAGCTCGGGGGCCTCGGTGTCGTTCGAGCAGCGCGTCGGCCCGCGCGAAACGCCCGCCGGCGTCGGTCTTGCGGCGTTCCGCATCGCCCAGGAGGCACTGAGCAACGCGCTGCGACACGCCCCGGGCGCGCCCATCGCCGTCTCCCTGGAGGTCAACGACAGCGACCTGCGCCTGCGCGTGCGCAGTGCGCCGCCAGGCGCGCATCGCGGGCCGGATCGGGCGTCCGACTCCCCCACGGCGAGCGCGACGCAACCGCATCCGACGGCTGGAAGCGGCCACGGCCTTCGAGGCATGCGCGAACGCGCGGCGGTGCTGGGCGGTACTGTTCAGGCATCGGCCACCGCCGACGGCGGCTGGCTCGTCGATGCCCGCCTTCCCTTCAATACCCCTGACCCTGTGGAGCTCTCGTGACGATCCGTGTTCTCATCGCCGACGATCAGGGCATGGTGCGTGCCGGCTTCGCGGCGCTGTTGAACGCCCATGACGGCATCGACGTTGTCGGCCAGGCCGCAGACGGCGCCGAGGCGGCCCGACTGTGCGCGCGTCTCGAACCCGACGTGGTGCTGATGGACGTGCGGATGCCCGAGCTCGACGGTATCGCCGCGACGCGCCGGATCCTCGGCCCGGACTATCCCGCCGCCCGGGTGCCGCGCATCCTGATGCTCACGACGTTCGACATCGACGACTACGTGTATGACGCGCTGGAGGCCGGAGCCAGCGGCTTTCTGCTCAAGGACGCGCTGCCCGAGGAACTCGTACACGCCGTGCGGGTCATCGCCGCCGGTGATGCGCTGCTGGCCCCCAGCGTGACGCGCCGCATGATCGAGCATTTCGGTGCGCGCCGGCCCCGGCCCCCGGTCGCACGGCCGACCCTGGCGGGGCTGACCGAGCGCGAGCGCGAGGTGCTCACGCTGATCGGCAGGGGGCTGTCGAACGCCGAGATCGCCGCCGAGCTGTTCATCGCCGAACAGACCGTGAAGACACACGTCGGCAAGGTCTTCCAGAAGCTGGCGCTGCGCGACCGTGTGCAGGCGGTGATCTTCGCCTACGACGCGGGTCTCGTCTCGCCCGCTGTGTGAGTGGCTCCCCGGTAGGGGGTGAACCGCCCCTGTGAGGTGATGCGCCCGTCGCCACCCGTTCCATAGTCTCCTGGCACATCGACCAGGAGGCGCCATGTCCACCACCGCTGCCGGCCGCGACACCGCGGTCGATCTCGTCCGCTCTCTGTGCGTGCTGGGCGTGATCGTCCTGCACGCCCTCATGGTCGGAGTCACGGTCACCGCGCAGGGGCCGGCGTTCGAGAACGCGGCCGAGAGCGGCGCCTGGCTGGTACCAGTGAGTTGGGCACTGCAGGTGATGCCGCTGTTCTTCGTCATCGGTGGATTCGCGGGCATCACCGCATTGCGTCGACGCTCCACGTCGGCTGCCGCGTTCGCCGCCGCGCGTGTGCACCGTCTGGTGCGTCCGGCGCTCGCCGTGGTCGCGACGGCGGGTGTGCTCCTGGCGTTGCTCACCCACACCGGGGTCGCAGATGACCTCGTCGGTGTGGCGGGCTTCCGCTTCTCACAGCCGCTGTGGTTCCTCGGCGTGTTCCTGGGCTGTCAGGCTCTGCTGCCGCTGATGGTGCGGCTGCACGCCCGGTACCGGGTGGGCGCCCTGGGCGCACTCGCCGCCATGGCCGTGCTGGTGGATGCTGCGCGCATCATCACCGGCCAGGCTGCGGTCGGTCTGGTCAACATGGCCTTTGTCTGGTTGGCCCTGCAACAGCTGGGGTTCTTCCTCTCGGATGGCAGCATCGACCGCATCGGGCCTCGGGCGCGGGCTCTCGCCGCGACCGCTGCCGTCGCCGTCCTGGTGCTGTCATTCCAGAGCGGCTTCCACTCCCCCGATCTGATCGCCAATCTCAACCCGCCGACGACGGCGCTGCTGCTGGTCGGACTGACCCACACCTTGCTGTTCTCGCTCGCACGGTCGAGGATCGCCGTCGTCGCTGAGCGGCCCGTGCTCGCAGCCTTCACGGCGTTCGTATCGCAGCGCACCATGACTATCTACCTCTGGCACATGCCTGTACTGCTCGCCCTTGCCGGTGTTCTCGCGCTGTTCGCTCAGCAGACCGGCGGCGCCCTTCCCGCGCCGGGCGGAGCGGAGTGGTGGCTGACTCGTCCCGCATGGGTCGCCGTCGCGGTGGCGTTGACGGCGCTGCTGAGCGTGCCCCTGGCGCGCATCGAGGCGTCGCGCGTCCGCCGCGGCTTGGTCCGCGCGGATCGAGCCGCAGCGGGTGTCGTCCTGGGAGTGGCCGGCGTCGTGGTGCTGCTCGCCGCCGGCACCACCCCAGTGACGGCCGCGATCACCAGCGTGCTGTGGCTCGGAGCACTCATCGTCACGTCACCCCGGCCGGTGCCCGCAGAGCGTCAGCTCCCGGTGCACACGCTCAGCGCGCCAGCCCGCGGGCGGCGAGCGCGTCACCGACGTCATCCGCGTGCCGGAGTGTCAGTACCAGCAGGGGCAGCGCCGCGCGCGGCCCGAGTCGCACGCCACGCGCGCGCTGCGCGTCCCGCACCTGATTCAGGAATCCCGCGAGCACCGGAACCATGGCGATGGTGAGGGAGATCGCCAGTGCGGCCGTGTCCGGGTCGAGCCGGAACACCCGCAGGGGACGCAAGAGCCGCTGCAGCACATCGAGCAGGTCGCCCATGCGGGTGGTGCGGGTGACGAGGTCGGCGAGCAGGATCAGTGCCACCACGCGCCCGGCGTTGCGCACGGCTTCGTCGATGCCGACGAAGATCCACAGCGCCCCGGCGAGCACGATGATCAGCCAGCGTAGACGCCACCAGGACTCTGCCAGCAGACGCCACCCCAGCCCGCCCACGACGTAGAGTGACGAGACGGCGGCCACCAGTATCGCGGTGCCGGTCGTCCCCAGCGCAAGCACCGACACACACAGCGCCAACGCCGCGAGTAGACCGAGTTTCGCACCGGCCGACATGCGATGCAGGATGCCCGTGCCGGGCCGGTACAGCGAGATCATGCCGCTCGTCGCCGGTACTGGTCGATCACATCGGCGGGTTCGCCGACCGCGTGCACAGAGCCGTCGACGAACAGCACGACCTCATCGCACTGCGCCGCGAGTTCGAGATCATGGGTGACGAGCACGACCGGCACGTCGAGGTTCAGCAACAGGTCGCCGATGCGGCGGGTGTTGCGCAGGTCGAGCAGTGTGGTCGGTTCGTCGGCGACGACGAGGTCGGGGGCCGTGGCGAGCACCGCAGCGACGGCGAGCAGCTGCCGTTGGCCGCCCGAGAGGCTGGCGACGGGCTGGTCTGCACGGCCCGCCAACCCGTACCGTGCAAGCAGCCCGTCGATGCGTGTAGCTCGCTCGCGCTTGTCCACCCGCCCCAGCGAGAGCGCGAGGTCTTCGCCGGGTGTCGGCATCAGGATCTGCGCCTCGGGATTGGTGAAGACGAAGCCGACGCGGGCCCGCAGTTGGTCGGCGTGCTCGGTGGCATCGAGTCCGAGCACGCGCATCGTGCCGGTGGTCGGCTGTCGGAGACCGTTCAGCAGACGGGCGAAGGTCGACTTACCCGACCCGTTCGCCCCGATCACGGCCGTGCGGCGCGCGGACAACGTCACCGAGACGTCGCGCAGTACGCGAACACCCTCCGCCTCATAGCCGACTCCCCGGAGCGAGATGTCGGCGGTCGTCACGATGCAGCGGATGCCACGTGCACGACCCGCTGCGGGAATGCGCGCGGGTAGGCACGACGCAATGCCACGGCCAGCGCCGTCGCCGCACCGGCCTTGATCAGATCGCCCGGCAGGAATGCGAGGGTCGACACGGCGGTCAGGTCGAGCGGTACGCCCGTGACCCACGACTGGACGGGGATACCGAACAGGTACACGACGGCGATGCCCCCGACAAGGGTGGCGATACCCGCACGCCACCAGGTGAACCGCCCGGAGTGCGCGATGACCCCGATCACGATCGCGCCGACGACCCATCCCAGCAGGTAGCCCGCCGTGGGTCCGACGAAGACCCCGAGGCCGCCACGCCCACCGGCCAGTACGGGAAGGCCGACGGCGGCCAGCGCCAGCACGATGAGGATCGCCAGCGGGGCGCGACGGGCACCCAGGATGAGTCCTGCGAGCATGACGCCCAGCGTCTGCCCCGTGATCGGCACGCCTCCGGGCAGGGGCACCATGACGGTGCCGAGCACGATGATCAGCGCGGCGAACAGCGCGATGCGAGCGAGATCGGCGCTGAGGGGGCGACGGACAGCAGACATAGGTTTCCTCTCAGAGATTTCCTGAACGATGTTCACCTGAACAGTGTTCACCTGAACGCTGTTCACTATACTGGCCGTATGGCCCCCTCCCGACACGATCGACACAGCGTCATCGACTGCGCTCTGCGCCTACTCGATGACATCGGCCTTCCCGATCTGTCGATGCGCCGCATCGCCGCCGAGCTCGAGGTGCAACCCAGCGCGCTCTACTGGCACTTCCCCAACAAGCAAGCGCTGCTGGCAGGTGTGGCAGATCGCATCCTCTCTGCTGTACCGGCCCCCGATGCATCCCGCGACACCTCGCAGGTCGCGCACGCCATCCTCGACGCCCTGCTGGCTTATCGCGACGGCGCCGAGATCGTCATGAGCAGCTACGCGCTGCGCCTCGGTACCCCGCGCGCACAGCAGGCGCTTGCCGCGTCACTGACCCCGCACCCCGACAGCGACGTCCTCGCCGACGCCGTCTTCGAGTTCATCCTGGGGCATGCCACCCTGCTGCAGCAGCGCATGCACGCACAGAGCATCGGGGCCGTCGAGCCCGACGCTCAGGATCCGACCGCGCACTCCGACGCGGTGTTCTGCACCGGCATCCGAGCACTCACCGCGGGCGTACGTGTCTGAACGCGGCACGGCCGATTCCCACACAGCAGGGGCAGCGTCGTTCAGCGGATCGCGAAGATGCGCTCGATGGCCTCGGTGATGATCTCGGGGCTGGTGCCGAAGTTCAGCCGCACGTGTCCGGCACCCTCGGCGCCGAAGGCCGGACCGAAGTGCAACGCGACTCCTGCCTCGCGCAGAATGCGCTTGGCCGGGTTGGCGCCCCAGCCGAGTGCACTCAGATCGATCCAGCCGAGATAGCCGGCATCGGGCATCCGATACTCCGCCTCGGGCAGTCGATCGGCCAGCAGATCACCGAGCAGGCGACGGTTGGCATCGAGAGTCAGCAGCAGGCCGTCGAGCCATTCGTCGCTCTCGGGCGCGAACGCCGCCACTGCGGCGAGCAGGCCGAACTGTCCGGTACGCCACTCGACTTCGACGGGAAGCCGGCGCAGCACGCGTCGATGCGCGGCGCTCTCGGCGACCATCAGAGCGCACTTGAGCCCTGCGAGGTTGAACGCCTTGCTCGCGCTGACGACCGCGAACCCCACCTGGGCAGCGGCATCTCCGGCGGCCAGGAACGGCGTGTACCCCTTGCCGGGTTGCGCCAGGGGCGCGTGGATCTCGTCCGACACGACGACGGCGCCGTGCTGCGCAGCGAGTTCGGCCAATGCCCGCAAGGACGCCGCCGAGTGTACGGTGCCGGTCGGGTTGTGCGGGTTGCACAACAGCACCGCGCGGGCCCCGGATGCCAGCGACCCGGCGATCCTCTCCAGGTCGAGCTCCCAGCCCGAACCGGTATCGCGCAGAGGCACCCGTTCGACGACGCCGCCGGCCTCTTCAACCAGCTCGAAGAACGGCGGGTACACCGGCGGGTTCACGATCACACGTTCGCCGGGCGCGATCACCCGGCGCAGGATCTCAACGATCCCCATGCTGACATCCGCGGTGCTGCGCATGCCCGCAGGGTCGGGGGCCCACCCGAAACGGCGATCGGCGAATGCCGCATACGACGCCGCCAGCGGTGTGCGCGAGGCGACGTACCCCGTGTCGCCACCCCGCACGGCACGCTCGAGCGCCGCGGTGATCTGCGGGGCGAGCGGAAAATCAGTCTCGGCGACGAACAGCGGGAGCACCCCTTCGGGGTACTCCCGCCATTTCTCGCTTGTTCGGCGGCGCAACTGCTCCAAGCTCAGGGCCTGAATGGGCGCAGCCATGTCAGTTCGGCTCCGGGTCAGATGGCGAAGCCGAGGGCGCGCATCATGTCACGCCCGTCGTCGGTGATCCGCTCCGGGCCCCACGGCGGCATCCACACCCAGTTGATCCGGAACTGATCGACCACGGCGTCCAGCGCCTGAGCGGTCTGCTCCTCGAGCACATCGGTGAGCGGGCAGCCGGCGCTGGTCAGGGTCATGTGGATGACCAGTGCATCGTTCTCGTCATCCCACGACAGGTCGTAGATCAGACCGAGGTCGACGACGTTGATCCCGAGCTCGGGATCCATGACGTCCTTGAGAGCCTCGGTGACCTCGTCGAACTTCTCGGGAGTGAGGGTCGCGGTCATGCCCTCAGCCTACGCTTCGATCGGGGCTGCGGGGTCGATGAAACGGTCGTAGCCCTCGTCCTCCAGACGGTCGGCCAGTTCGGCGCCGCCCTCTTCGACGATCTTGCCCGCCACGATCACGTGCACGAAGTCCGGGCGGATGTACCGCAGGATGCGCGTGTAGTGCGTGATCAGCAGCACACCCAGATCGGTGGCCTCCTTCGCACGGTTGACACCCTCGGACACGATCTTCAGCGCGTCGACGTCCAGACCCGAGTCGGTCTCGTCGAGCACGGCGAACTTCGGCTTGAGCACCTCAAGCTGCATGATCTCGTGGCGCTTCTTCTCGCCGCCCGAGAAGCCCTCGTTGACGTTGCGCTGAGCGAACTTCGGGTCCATGCGCAGGTTGCTCATGGCCGACTTGACATCCTTGGTCCACTGACGGATCGAGGGCGCCTCGCCATCGATCGCGGTCTTGGCCGTGCGCAGGAAGTTCGTCACCGTGACGCCGGGGATCTCCACCGGGTACTGCATGGCGAGGAACAGGCCGGCGCGGGCACGCTCGTCGACGCTCATCTCGAGCACGTCCTCACCGTCGAAGGTGATGGTGCCCTGGGTGACGGTGTACTTGGGGTGACCGGCGATCGTGTAGGCGAGGGTGGACTTGCCCGAGCCGTTGGGGCCCATGATCGCGTGCGTCTCACCGGTCTTGATGGTGAGGTCGATCCCGTTGAGGATCGGCGAAGTGCCCTGATCGGTCTCGACCGTTACGTGCAGGTCGCGGATCTCGAGAACAGACATTCAGACTTCCTTAATGACAGTGGGGTCGATGAGCACGTCGTCACCGTCGATCGTGACGGCGTAAACAGGGACGGGCTCGTAAGCGGGGAGGTTGAGGGGGTGGCCGGTCTCGAGCGAGAACGCCGAGCCGTGGGCCCAGCACTCCAGCGTCTTACCTTCCACGAAGCCCTCGGCCAGCGAGATGTCGCCGTGCGTGCAGCGGTCGCCGATCGCGTGGATCACGTCGTCGGCGTCCTTCACCAGTGCGATCGCGACGCCGTCGATCTCGACGCGCAGCGGGGTGTCCTGCTCGAGTTCACTGACGCCGCACGCGCGCTGCGCACTCACTGGGCGGCCTCGCGATCGCCCAGAACGGCCTGCGGGTCGACCGCGGCAAGCTCGGCGTCGACAGCGGCGAGCAGCTCGTCCTGCACCGACGGGATGCCGATGCGCTGGATGACCTCGGTGAGGAAGCCGAACACGACCAGCCGTCGCGCCTCGTCCTCGGTGATGCCGCGAGCCTGCAGGTAGAACAGCTGCTCGTCGTCGAAGCGCCCCGTGGCGCTGGCGTGACCGGCACCGGCGATGTCACCGGTCTCGATCTCGAGGTTCGGGATCGAGTCGGCGCGAGCTCCCTCGGTGAGCACCAGGTTTCGGTTCGCCTCGTACGAGTCGGTGCCGACGGCGTCCCGGCCGATCAGCACGTCGCCGATCCACACGCTGTGCGCGCTCGCACCGTTAAGGGCACCCTTGTAGAGCACGTCACCGGTGGTGTGCGCACCCTTGTGGTGCAGGTACACCTGGCTCTCGAGGTGCTGACCCGAATCGGCGAAGGACAGACCGTACAGGTAGCCCTCCGAACCGGTGCCGGCGAGTTCGAGGTTGGGGTTCACGCGCACGATGCCACCGCCCAGGCTGACGACGATGTGCGTCAGTTCGGCGTCGCGATCGACACGTGCCTGGTGAGCCGACGCGTGGATCGCGTCATCGTCCCACTGCTGCACGGTGACAAGCTTCAGCTTGGCACCGTCGCGGACGATGATCTCAACGTTCTGCGCGTACTGTGCCGTGCCGGTGTGGCGCAGAACAACGGTGGAGACGCTGTGGCGGCCGGCCTCGATCACCAGGTGGGCGTCGGCGCGTCCGCCCTTGCCGTCGATCTGCACGACGATCGACTCGGCGACCTCTTCATCGGCGGGGATGCTGAGGTGGAGGGCATCCGACGATCCCTGCCACGCCACAGCCGAAACGATGTCCTCGGGGGTGAAGAACTCGCCGCGCGGCGCCGTGCCGTGCGCGAGTGCGGGACGGACGTACTGCGGGTGGCTGACGGTGGTCTCGACGCCGTCATTGACCGGGCTGGTCTCGAAGAGCGCCTTCAGCTGTGCAACCGGCGTGTGCTTCCAGTTGACCTCGCGGCCCGTGGGCGCACCGAAGTCCTCGGGATCGAACGACCGGGGCCGCTCGGAGCGGGTCTGCACCGGAACGAAACCGGCGCCGGTGACCTGTGCGGCCGGGTCGATGTGCGCGTTCGTCTGCGGCGCCGCGGCGGGCGCCTGTGTGGGGGCCGTCATCAGCCGACCGATCCTTCCATGCCCATCTCGATGAGCTTGTTCAGTTCCATCGCGTACTCCATGGGCAGCTCGCGCGCGATCGGCTCGATGAACCCACGCACGATCATGGCCATTGCCTCGGTCTCATCGATGCCGCGCGACTGCAGGTAGAAGAGCTGCTCGGCGCTGACCTTCGAGACGGTGGCCTCGTGGCCGAGCTGCACGTCATCGACACGGATATCGATCGACGGGTACGTGTCGGAGCGGGACTGTGTGTCGACCAGCAGCGCATCGCAGACCACGGAGTTCGCAGAGTGGTGCGCGGCGGGATCCACCCGGACCTCACCGCGGTAGCCGGAGCGGCCGCCTCCGCGGGCGATCGACTTCGAGACGATCGACGACTGCGTGTGCGGCGCCATGTGCACCATCTTCGCACCGGCGTCCTGGTGCTGACCGGGCCCGGCGAAAGCCACCGAGAGCGTCTCGCCCTTGGCGTGCTCACCCATCAGGTAGATCGACGGGTACTTCATCGTGACCTTGGAGCCGATGTTGCCGTCGACCCACTCCATGGTGGCACCCTCGTGCGCGACGGCACGCTTGGTGACCAGGTTGTAGACGTTGTTCGACCAGTTCTGGATGGTCGTGTAGCGAACGCGGGCGTTCTTCTTCACGATGATCTCGACGACCGCCGAGTGCAGCGAGTCCGACTTGTAGATCGGCGCGGTGCAGCCCTCGATGTAGTGGACGTAGCTGTCCTCATCGGCGATGATCAGGGTCCGCTCGAACTGGCCCATGTTCTCGGTGTTGATGCGGAAGTAGGCCTGCAGCGGGATCTCGACGTGCACGCCCTTCGGCACGTACACGAACGAACCACCCGACCAGACGGCCGTGTTCAGCGCGGCGAACTTGTTGTCGCCGGAGGGGATCACCGTGCCGAAGTACTCCTCGAAGAACTCCGGGTGCTCGCGCAGCGCCGTGTCGGTGTCCATGAAGATGACACCCTGCTCTTCCAGGTCCTCACGGATCTGGTGGTAGACGACCTCGGATTCGTACTGCGCGGCGACGCCGGCGACCAGGCGCTGACGCTCGGCCTCGGGGATGCCCAGGCGCTCGTACGTGTTCTTGATGTCGTCGGGGAGGTCCTCCCAGGACTGCGCCTGACGCTCGGTCGAGCGCACGAAGTACTTGATGTTGTCGAAGTCGATCTCACTGAGGTCGGCACCCCAGGTCGGCATCGGCTTGCGCTCGAAGAGCGACAGAGCCTTCAGGCGCGTCTTCAGCATCCACTCGGGCTCGTTCTTCAGACCGGAGATGTCGCGGACGACAGCTTCGGACAGACCGCGCCGTGCGCTGGCACCGGCCGCGTCGGGGTCGTGCCAGCCGAACTCGTACACCCCCAGACTGTCCAGCTCCGGGCGGTCGATCAGCACATCCGACATGGCACACTCTCCTCAACATGGACCCAGACGGTGTCATCCGCCCCGGCACACCGAACCCCGTCGAGTCTGCGGAGATCGGATGCCGCTCATGGGCCCTCATCACGACGCGCGGCGCGCGCCTAAACTGTCAGTGGTGGACGGCACGCAGTGTGCGACCATCACAACAATCCGATTCTACAGGTTCCCCTGCTGGACGGGCCCTGCGCCGTGCTCCACCGCGGAACTCCGGAGGCCCCATGACTGACATCGTCGCGCCCGAGACGACGCCCACCCCCGCACGCCTGCGCGACAGGTTCTTCGGCTGGATGCCGAGCAGCATGGACGCACGCGTGCGCGTGTTCGCGTGGCTGTCGTTCCTCTTCGAGGTCTTCATCATCGGCACCGGTGGCGCGGTGCGCCTGACCGGTTCGGGCCTCGGATGCTCCGAGTGGCCGCTGTGCACCCCGGAGTCGCTCGTCCCCACTCAGGAACAGGGCATCCACGGCGTCATCGAGTTCGGCAACCGCACGATCACGGGGGTCGTCGGCATCCTCGCCATCGTCGTCCTGCTGTTCACACTGCACGCGATCGGTGGGCGCCGCGCGTTCACGAACGCCGTGTGGTTCGCGCTCGCGGGTGTCGGAGCCGGGCTGATCGCCTACGCGATCGCCGCAGCCGCGGGCGCCGAGGCGTTCCCGTTCTTCGCAGCCGCACTGCTGCTCGTCACCATTGTCGCTGCGGCGCACTCGCTCCGTACGACCCCGGGACGCAAAGACCTGCCCGTACTGGCGTGGATCGTCCTGATCGGCGTGATCGCCCAGGCCTTCGTCGGCGGCATCACGGTGCTGACGGGACTGAACCCGTTCATCGTCGGGTTCCACTACGCGGCTTCCCTCGCGCTGGTGTGCGTCACGGCCGCCTATCTGGTGCGCATGCGTGAACCGGCCGGCGCACGCGAACGCGCCGTTCCGGTCTGGTTCGCGATCCTCACGCACGTCACGGGTCTCGCGATGGCAGTGACGATCGTCGTCGGCATCCTCACCACCGGTTCCGGCCCGCACTCCGGCGACGTCAACGTCGTGCGCGAGGGCTTCGATGCCACCGTGCTGGCCCACGTGCACTCCTGGCCGGGCTACATCCTGGCGGCGCTTGTCGTCGCACTGGCGGTGGCCGCATGGATCCAGCGCCTGCCGATGCGCGGATGGATGCTGCTGCTGGTGGCGGCCGTCGCCGTCCAGGTGCTCGTCGGCGTCTGGCAGGCACGCGAGGGTCTTCCCGCACTGCTGGTGGGCATCCACATGGTGTTGGCAGCACTGACGGCAGCCAACTACACGGTCGTCGTGCTGAAGCTCAAGCGCCCCACCGCCGGCTGATCCGCTGTTCCAACGCAATCGCCCCGGTGCTCGTGACGAGCGCCGGGGCGATTGCGTTGCGGTTGTAGACCGCTCGGATCAGAAGGGCAGCAGCGGGTCGACTGCAACCGAGAGGAACAGCAGCGTGAGGTAGGTGATCGAGGCGTGGAACACGCGCATCGGTCGCGCCTCGTCGCCGTGCACGGCGCGGTTGTAGAGCCGGTGCGACTCGTAGATGAACCAGCCGCCGAACACCACCGCCGAGACCGTGTAGACCAGACCCATGCCTGCCACAGGAATCAGCAGCAGCGAGCACGCGACCGTCGCCCACGCGTACAGGATGACCTGCAGGCCGACCTGCGACGGCGAGCGGGTCGCGCCGAGCATGGGCACGTCGACGTCG
Protein-coding sequences here:
- a CDS encoding DedA family protein gives rise to the protein MDLINELIAQAVASPWLFPVLFVATVIDGFFPPVPSESVLVAAAAVLAMTDATALVPLCLLAAAAATIGDNIAFWVGRRVGTRRFRWMRRPRVAATFDHARRAMDHSAAVLVLGARYVPVGRVAVNMSAGAVGYPWRRFLPLSALAGLCWSVFSITIGLVAGTWVRDQPLLAALLGVAIALLIGVIVDRVAALRRRARRRRRRLERSTADATASAPGDAEAPVPEPRDQHEPVPVPTPQDERTSRLAG
- a CDS encoding sensor histidine kinase, with the protein product MSVRIRRPTYRQAASLLISVACVALFAVLVPLQSVVYGTPVALSFLLGAGMCGAPLLMLTRPRLATAMMVVAQLSLGLLVSPTLVQHAPWPWSVPAMLALLCAVAVATAQHGARMGSLPLIVGAATSLMVVILSPDVVAQVAAAASANLIVGVCTAVGVYLLTLLITARLRVGAELDRERAVSASEHERRLRVEERTRIARELHDIVAHSMSVIQVQAATARYRVDDLPEAAAQEFDGIAATARTSLTEMRRLLGVLRTEEGAPELTPQQGIADIPELIDSIRSSGASVSFEQRVGPRETPAGVGLAAFRIAQEALSNALRHAPGAPIAVSLEVNDSDLRLRVRSAPPGAHRGPDRASDSPTASATQPHPTAGSGHGLRGMRERAAVLGGTVQASATADGGWLVDARLPFNTPDPVELS
- a CDS encoding response regulator, with translation MTIRVLIADDQGMVRAGFAALLNAHDGIDVVGQAADGAEAARLCARLEPDVVLMDVRMPELDGIAATRRILGPDYPAARVPRILMLTTFDIDDYVYDALEAGASGFLLKDALPEELVHAVRVIAAGDALLAPSVTRRMIEHFGARRPRPPVARPTLAGLTEREREVLTLIGRGLSNAEIAAELFIAEQTVKTHVGKVFQKLALRDRVQAVIFAYDAGLVSPAV
- a CDS encoding energy-coupling factor transporter transmembrane component T family protein, whose translation is MISLYRPGTGILHRMSAGAKLGLLAALALCVSVLALGTTGTAILVAAVSSLYVVGGLGWRLLAESWWRLRWLIIVLAGALWIFVGIDEAVRNAGRVVALILLADLVTRTTRMGDLLDVLQRLLRPLRVFRLDPDTAALAISLTIAMVPVLAGFLNQVRDAQRARGVRLGPRAALPLLVLTLRHADDVGDALAARGLAR
- a CDS encoding energy-coupling factor ABC transporter ATP-binding protein yields the protein MTTADISLRGVGYEAEGVRVLRDVSVTLSARRTAVIGANGSGKSTFARLLNGLRQPTTGTMRVLGLDATEHADQLRARVGFVFTNPEAQILMPTPGEDLALSLGRVDKRERATRIDGLLARYGLAGRADQPVASLSGGQRQLLAVAAVLATAPDLVVADEPTTLLDLRNTRRIGDLLLNLDVPVVLVTHDLELAAQCDEVVLFVDGSVHAVGEPADVIDQYRRRAA
- a CDS encoding biotin transporter BioY translates to MSAVRRPLSADLARIALFAALIIVLGTVMVPLPGGVPITGQTLGVMLAGLILGARRAPLAILIVLALAAVGLPVLAGGRGGLGVFVGPTAGYLLGWVVGAIVIGVIAHSGRFTWWRAGIATLVGGIAVVYLFGIPVQSWVTGVPLDLTAVSTLAFLPGDLIKAGAATALAVALRRAYPRAFPQRVVHVASAAS
- a CDS encoding TetR family transcriptional regulator; amino-acid sequence: MAPSRHDRHSVIDCALRLLDDIGLPDLSMRRIAAELEVQPSALYWHFPNKQALLAGVADRILSAVPAPDASRDTSQVAHAILDALLAYRDGAEIVMSSYALRLGTPRAQQALAASLTPHPDSDVLADAVFEFILGHATLLQQRMHAQSIGAVEPDAQDPTAHSDAVFCTGIRALTAGVRV